The following are encoded together in the Bacteroidales bacterium genome:
- a CDS encoding C69 family dipeptidase, with the protein MKFTHLLSTTLLLVLLPIVTFACTSYLVTPGASVDGSSMISYAADSHIRYGELYYHEGGPMPEGSFYQMYCRSTHKPLVKVPHPPTTYSVVGFINEKQVAMGETTYGGRSELRDTTGLMDYGGLMFLALQRSATAREAIMVIGQLVEEYGYYSDGESFSIADKNEVWIMEIIGKGTDWQFDKKSKQYFNADKGAVWVAVRIPDGYISAHANHARIMNFPLEDGVTSISSKNWDNLNKPNVGVIYAHDVITFARKKGYFDGADADFSFSDVYAPVDFGAARFCEARVWSMFRKVNSEMDVFEDYAMGQNLENRMPLYIKPERKLSVQDLMDFKRDYLQGTEYDMSQDIGAGPWGAPYRWRPLTWKLDGKTYFHERTTATQQTAFSFITQSRSYLPDPVGGIIWFGVDDANSTVYVPMYAGIRHAPETYAEGNGSILEYSDNSAFWTFNKVSNFAYLRYSLMLPDIRKVQSELEKRFMDFVPAVDKAATELYNKNPELARDFLTDFSVKMGNYTVERWEELFRFLMVKFMDGNIKKEENGEFLTNKYGRYPIVIHPEYPEWWLRLIVETTGDKFRYIEKN; encoded by the coding sequence ATGAAGTTTACACATTTATTATCAACGACTTTACTGCTTGTTTTACTTCCTATTGTCACTTTTGCCTGTACCAGTTACCTTGTGACTCCCGGCGCCTCTGTTGACGGCTCTTCGATGATCAGCTATGCCGCCGACTCACACATTCGTTATGGAGAACTTTACTATCATGAAGGCGGCCCGATGCCCGAAGGTTCATTTTACCAAATGTATTGCCGAAGTACACACAAACCACTCGTTAAAGTTCCACATCCCCCTACTACATATTCAGTGGTTGGATTTATTAATGAGAAACAGGTAGCCATGGGCGAAACAACTTATGGCGGGCGTTCTGAATTGCGCGACACCACCGGGCTGATGGATTATGGCGGGCTGATGTTCCTTGCATTACAACGGTCAGCTACAGCCAGAGAAGCCATAATGGTGATCGGTCAACTGGTGGAAGAGTATGGCTATTACAGTGACGGCGAATCATTTTCCATAGCCGACAAAAACGAGGTTTGGATCATGGAGATCATTGGAAAAGGTACGGATTGGCAATTTGATAAAAAGAGCAAACAATATTTCAATGCCGACAAAGGTGCTGTTTGGGTGGCGGTGAGAATTCCTGACGGATATATTTCGGCACATGCCAATCATGCCCGTATCATGAATTTCCCTTTGGAGGATGGCGTTACATCGATCAGTTCAAAAAATTGGGATAACCTGAATAAACCCAATGTTGGAGTTATTTATGCTCATGATGTTATCACATTTGCCCGTAAAAAAGGATATTTTGATGGTGCTGATGCCGATTTCAGTTTTTCTGATGTTTATGCTCCGGTTGATTTTGGCGCAGCGCGTTTCTGTGAAGCCCGTGTCTGGTCGATGTTTCGGAAGGTGAACAGCGAAATGGATGTGTTTGAGGACTATGCCATGGGTCAAAACCTCGAAAACCGGATGCCACTTTACATTAAGCCTGAGCGGAAGCTCTCCGTTCAGGATTTGATGGATTTTAAGCGCGACTACCTTCAGGGAACCGAATACGATATGTCGCAGGATATCGGCGCCGGACCGTGGGGAGCGCCCTATCGCTGGCGTCCTTTAACCTGGAAACTTGATGGAAAAACTTACTTCCACGAGCGCACTACCGCCACCCAGCAAACGGCTTTTTCGTTCATCACACAATCACGTTCCTACTTACCCGACCCGGTGGGAGGGATCATTTGGTTTGGCGTTGACGATGCCAATTCCACAGTTTACGTTCCGATGTATGCAGGCATCAGGCATGCACCTGAAACCTATGCCGAAGGGAACGGCAGCATCCTTGAGTATTCCGACAACTCCGCTTTCTGGACTTTTAACAAGGTTTCCAATTTTGCCTACCTGCGTTACAGCCTGATGCTTCCCGACATCCGTAAGGTGCAGTCGGAACTGGAAAAAAGATTTATGGACTTTGTGCCCGCTGTTGACAAAGCAGCAACTGAACTTTACAATAAAAACCCCGAACTTGCCCGGGATTTCCTTACCGATTTTTCGGTGAAAATGGGGAATTATACTGTCGAGCGCTGGGAAGAACTGTTTCGTTTCCTTATGGTTAAATTTATGGATGGGAACATTAAGAAAGAAGAAAATGGTGAATTTCTGACCAATAAATATGGCAGATACCCCATCGTAATCCACCCTGAATACCCTGAATGGTGGCTGCGCCTGATCGTCGAAACCACGGGGGATAAGTTCAGGTACATTGAAAAGAATTAA